A region from the Aegilops tauschii subsp. strangulata cultivar AL8/78 chromosome 5, Aet v6.0, whole genome shotgun sequence genome encodes:
- the LOC141022910 gene encoding serine/threonine-protein phosphatase 7 long form homolog has product MRYDERYTPYVREAGLLPFIQLVRRSTPPNNAAAHTALIDHWRPETHTFHLRTGEMTVTLQDIAMITGLPIDGNPLCMNTDSDGWRAQMHALIGMVPPEPREPEAEDKKKERVAAGATFTWISSNFSHCPEDANEDMVKTYARVYMWYVISRTMFADGTGKNAPWMWLKALTVFDSKWSWGSATLAYLYRQLDEACCRHTGGIGGCLLALSIWSWERLPVGRPKTVKYEDWDDKDDPLRLPTWAYKWDVLNETTDDPSVMYKLYKSELDAITPEQVNRHCISGMGVVWKRREFWLDRKKQRKIKDWAKHHRKYVVQFALSVEQARAGKQAQLREHCPIAFNNYLTWFLASTRVERAQIKKAADETETILETTPAGKSDGEGALRAFIKHQGQKLRRLSNLFGCRDPEYVSPERSRSATPSDPASGQGHGEPFEDEDVGVVTQEVADDMTVGRYQAWSAYELKPRTGINKYTPEDFTQRGQRGKRTVGTSRMAALDDYLDDYVDDVDEPEPEPEPERVPLPRKVKKISVKRGGASKRGKH; this is encoded by the exons atgcgctatgatgagcggtacacaccgtatgtaagggaggcaggacttctccctttcattcagttggtccgccggtcgacgccacccaacaatgctgcagcacacaccgcgcttattgatcattggaggccggagacacacactttccatcttcggaccggggagatgaccgtgacgctgcaggatattgctatgatcaccggtcttcctatcgatggcaatcctttatgtatgaacaccgattctgatgggtggcgcgcgcagatgcatgcccttatcggtatggttcctccggagcctcgggaaccagaagcagaggataagaagaaggaaagagtcgcaGCAGGCGCTACTTTCACGTGGATATCATCGAACTTCAGTCATTGCCCTGAGGATGCTAATGAGGACATGGTGAAGACAtatgctcgtgtctacatgtggtacgtgatatccaggacaatgtttgctgatggcacaggcaagaatgctccatggatgtggctgaaggcgttgaccgtcttcgatagcaaatggagttggggttcagcgacactggcttacttgtatcgacag ttggacgaagcctgttgtaggcacactggaggtattggtggttgtctgctcgcactttccatatggagctgggagcgtttgccggttggacgaccgaagaccgtgaagtacgaggattgggacgataaagacgacccactacggctccccacttgggcttacaagtgggatgtgttaAATGAGACGACGGATGATCCCTCGGTAATGTACAAGTTGTACAAGAGCGAGCTGGACGCGATCACGCCTGAGCAGGTGAACCGACATTGCATAA GTGGAATGGGAGTTGTATGGAAGAGGAGAGAGTTTTG GTTGGATAGGAAAAAGCAGCGGAAGATCAAGGATTGGGCCAAGCATCACAGGAAGTATGTCGTGCAGTTCGCTCTTAGTGTGGAGCAAGCAAGGGCTGGAAAACAAGCCCAGCTTCGTGAGCACTGCCCGATCGCGTTCAACAACTATCTCACATGGTTTCTTGCAAGTACCCGCGTGGAG CGTGCCCAGATCAAGAAAGCAGCTGATGAGACCGAGACTATTCTGGAAACAACCCCAGCTGGCAAAAGCGATGGGGAAGGTGCACTTCGAGCATTCATTAAG CACCAGGGCCAAAAGTTAAGGCGGCTATCAAACCTTTTCGGTTGTCGTGACCCCGAGTATGTATCACCAGAACGGTCTAGGTCGGCGACACCATCAGATCCCGCTTCGGGGCAGGGCCATGGTGAACCTTTTGAGGATGAGGACGTGGGTGtggtcacccaagag GTTGCTGATGATATGACCGTGGGGAGGTACCAGGCTTGGTCTGCATACGAGTTGAAGCCTAGGACGGGAATCAACAAGTACACACCTGAAGACTTCACCCAAAGAGGTCAAAGAGGCAAAAGGACGGTCGGCACCTCGCGGATGGCGGCTTTGGATGACTATTTGGATGACTATGTAGATGACGTGGACGaaccggagccggagccggagccggagcgggTTCCTCTTCCTAGGAAGGTGAAGAAGATAAGCGTCAAGAGGGGGGGAGCCAGCAAGCGTGGAAAGCACTAG